A stretch of Triticum aestivum cultivar Chinese Spring chromosome 1D, IWGSC CS RefSeq v2.1, whole genome shotgun sequence DNA encodes these proteins:
- the LOC123182750 gene encoding uncharacterized protein isoform X3 → MPSARTAPGPFAPALLGRPRPFAWSLGTCCSTPAPAGGRRLPRRLWRFAPANPGLLACSAGLCRPGQDLLSTNSKQAGTGKKKRKIYFIASFNTQCFSWTESTPQIGTTIDWTTAFGFKQPAFNLNSRKWLHISSRFL, encoded by the exons ATGCCGTCCGCAAGGACTGCCCCTGGCCCCTTTGCTCCGGCGCTCCTCGGTCGTCCCCGGCCCTTTGCCTGGTCGCTAGGGACGTGCTGCTCCACGCCTGCTCCTGCCGGTGGCCGCCGCCTGCCGCGCCGGCTCTGGCGCTTTGCTCCTGCCAATCCCGGGCTGCTCGCCTGCTCGGCCGGACTCTGCCGCCCAGGACAGGACTTGCTGTCAACAAATAGCAAGCAGGCTGGGACAGGG aaaaagaagaggaagatatATTTCATTGCAAGTTTCAACACCCAGTGTTTCAGTTGGACTGAATCAACTCCACAAATTGGAACAACCATAGATTGGACCACCGCCTTTGGCTTCAAACAACCCGCCTTCAATCTCAACTCGAGAAA GTGGCTGCACATATCCTCCAGGTTTCTGTAA
- the LOC123182750 gene encoding uncharacterized protein isoform X2: MPSARTAPGPFAPALLGRPRPFAWSLGTCCSTPAPAGGRRLPRRLWRFAPANPGLLACSAGLCRPGQDLLSTNSKQAGTGKKKRKIYFIASFNTQCFSWTESTPQIGTTIDWTTAFGFKQPAFNLNSRKETYHLSRSIKHWM, encoded by the exons ATGCCGTCCGCAAGGACTGCCCCTGGCCCCTTTGCTCCGGCGCTCCTCGGTCGTCCCCGGCCCTTTGCCTGGTCGCTAGGGACGTGCTGCTCCACGCCTGCTCCTGCCGGTGGCCGCCGCCTGCCGCGCCGGCTCTGGCGCTTTGCTCCTGCCAATCCCGGGCTGCTCGCCTGCTCGGCCGGACTCTGCCGCCCAGGACAGGACTTGCTGTCAACAAATAGCAAGCAGGCTGGGACAGGG aaaaagaagaggaagatatATTTCATTGCAAGTTTCAACACCCAGTGTTTCAGTTGGACTGAATCAACTCCACAAATTGGAACAACCATAGATTGGACCACCGCCTTTGGCTTCAAACAACCCGCCTTCAATCTCAACTCGAGAAA AGAGACATACCATTTGTCCAGAAGTATCAAGCATTGGATGTAA
- the LOC123160284 gene encoding nuclear transcription factor Y subunit C-3-like, whose protein sequence is MRLPSPYSGVFRGGATARTGPHALPLARIKKIMKRSARDGSGGDGAGARMISCEAPVVFSRACELFVAELTRAAWDATLEGRRRTMHAEDVAAAVRDTNVFDFLVDVVKAGPSDDGVKAGDGEGSVTPAIGVHGGMQGRRL, encoded by the coding sequence ATGAGGCTGCCGAGCCCGTACTCGGGGGTGTTcaggggcggggcgacggcgaggaCGGGCCCGCACGCGCTGCCGCTGGCGCGGATCAAGAAGATCATGAAGCGGTCGGCGcgggacggcagcggcggcgacggcgccggggCGAGGATGATCTCGTGCGAGGCGCCGGTGGTGTTCTCCAGGGCGTGCGAGCTGTTCGTCGCCGAGCTGACGCGCGCCGCCTGGGACGCCACGCTTGAGGGCCGGCGCCGGACCATGCACGCCGaggacgtcgccgccgccgtcagggACACCAACGTCTTTGACTTCCTCGTCGACGTCGTCAAGGCCGGGCCGAGTGACGATGGCGTCAAAGCTGGGGACGGTGAAGGCAGCGTCACGCCGGCCATTGGTGTCCACGGCGGCATGCAGGGTCGTAGGTTGTGA
- the LOC123182750 gene encoding uncharacterized protein isoform X1 has product MPSARTAPGPFAPALLGRPRPFAWSLGTCCSTPAPAGGRRLPRRLWRFAPANPGLLACSAGLCRPGQDLLSTNSKQAGTGKKKRKIYFIASFNTQCFSWTESTPQIGTTIDWTTAFGFKQPAFNLNSRKAMDRGWMSQPRASAAYKDGVEQFLSFAFHDVPAGDRILCPCVNCRNKAMQSYDGVKTHLRCDGILQGYTKWVCHGEDYSEPSFAFAHVSDNSGNFSIPGIPRNVVGEGNHGRMDDMLGLLSAVFAMANSCESLSSTSDGELDALNLRIWYLIQLRMRMQMLKQGRNLIRMQASWRMQTQSYTLDVKHFLSCHFSSPCIT; this is encoded by the exons ATGCCGTCCGCAAGGACTGCCCCTGGCCCCTTTGCTCCGGCGCTCCTCGGTCGTCCCCGGCCCTTTGCCTGGTCGCTAGGGACGTGCTGCTCCACGCCTGCTCCTGCCGGTGGCCGCCGCCTGCCGCGCCGGCTCTGGCGCTTTGCTCCTGCCAATCCCGGGCTGCTCGCCTGCTCGGCCGGACTCTGCCGCCCAGGACAGGACTTGCTGTCAACAAATAGCAAGCAGGCTGGGACAGGG aaaaagaagaggaagatatATTTCATTGCAAGTTTCAACACCCAGTGTTTCAGTTGGACTGAATCAACTCCACAAATTGGAACAACCATAGATTGGACCACCGCCTTTGGCTTCAAACAACCCGCCTTCAATCTCAACTCGAGAAA GGCGATGGATCGAGGTTGGATGAGTCAACCAAGAGCTAGTGCTGCTTACAAAGATGGTGTCGAACAATTTCTGTCTTTTGCATTCCATGATGTTCCAGCTGGTGATAGAATTCTCTGTCCTTGTGTAAATTGCCGAAATAAAGCTATGCAGAGTTATGATGGAGTGAAAACTCACTTGAGATGTGATGGTATTCTTCAAGGTTACACTAAGTGGGTTTGCCATGGAGAGGATTACAGTGAACCATCATTTGCATTTGCTCATGTATCAGATAACAGTGGCAATTTTTCTATTCCTGGCATCCCAAGGAATGTTGTTGGAGAAGGCAACCATGGAAGGATGGATGACATGCTAGGACTCTTAAGTGCTGTCTTTGCTATGGCTAACAGTTGTGAATCTTTATCAAGCACATCTGATGGTGAATTAGATGCGTTGAATTTGAGAATATGGTACCTAATTCAGTTGAGGATGAGAATGCAGATGCTCAAACAAGGAAGAAACCTAATACGTATGCAAGCTTCTTGGAGGATGCAAACACAGAGTTATACCCTGGATGTAAAGCATTTtctaagttgtcatttctcatcACCTTGTATCACATGA